CAGGGCCGCGTGCGCCACTGGCTGGCCCAGGCGCTCAAGGCGCCGCGCGATCCGGCCTGGGTGGCAGACGGCTTCGTGTCGGACAAATGGCTGCCGGTATCGCCCGTGACCGGCCGTCTCGACGCCTTCGAATGGAAGGCGCCCTTCGGCCAGATCGAGGGTGCGCTCGAAGATGGTTCGGCCCCGGCCTCGATCGAAACGGCTTTGAAGACATTGCCGCCGCTGCGTGACGTCAGGCCGGAAAGCCCGGTCAACGATCATCGCATCATTGAGCTGGAACGCGCCGCGACGATTGCCGAGGCTGTGCGCCCCACGCCGGCACCAGCAAAACCGAAACCCGCCGAACCCGTGAGCGACAAAGCGCCGGCGCCGAGCGAGGCGAAGCCTTTCTTTGGCGGACTGCCTGATGATCCCGGCGTTCGCGATCCCAGGGTGGAACCGGAACCCAAGACACGGCTCCGCCTTTTCTGAAATGGAACGAAACCCGCATGTTCGAACGCTTTCAGGCATTCTTCCAGAAGCTCACCGCCGACAACTCGAAGAAAGGTTTCGCCCCTGATGATCCTCGCATCACAGTGGCAGCGCTCTGCATGCAAGTCATGGAGGCCGACGGTCAGATCAAAGCCAGCGAGAAGAAGCGGCTCCGCAAGCTTCTGAAGGAGCAGTATGCGCTCGACGGCAAGCAGCTCGATGCTTTGATGGCCGCCGGTCTCGAGGCCGAAAGCTCCGCCGTCGACTATTATCGCTTCACCGCCGACCTGAAGCGCCATCTCAATACCGAGCAACGGCTGGAGCTGATCGGCATCCTCTGGGACATCGTCTATGCGGATGGCGAACGCAGCGAGATGGAAGACCATGTGATCTGGCGTATCGCCGATCTGCTCGGCGTCTCCTCGCGCGAGCGCATCCAGAAGCGGCAGGAGGCCGCCGCCAGGGTGACAGATGTCCAGGTTGCGCAAGATGATGCCGACTGAGCAAAACCCGAACCGCGACGGCCGCCCGATCCTCATCGTCCTGCATCAGGAGCGGTCGAGCCCCGGCCGTGTCGGCCAATTGCTCGTCGAAAAGGGCTACCGTCTCGATATCCGTCGCCCGGTTCTCGGCAAGCCGCTTCCGACAACACTTGAAGACCATGCCGGCGCCGTCGTCTTCGGCGGGCCGATGAGCGCCAATGATCCCGATGACTTCGTCAAGAAGGAGATCGACTGGATCGACATTCCGCTCCGGGAAAAACGCCCCTACCTCGGTATCTGCCTCGGCGCGCAGATGCTGGTGCGTCATCTCGGCGGCAAGGTGCAGTCGAATGCCGACGGCTCGACGGAGATCGGCTGGTATCCGCTGCACCCGACCGAGAAGGGCCGCCTGCTGATGCACTGGCCGAAGATGGTCTATCATTTCCACCGCGAGGGATTCGAGCTGCCGCACGGCGCCGACCTGCTGGCCGAAGGCGATGCCTATCCGAACCAGGCCTTCCGCTACGAGGGCAACGCCTGGGGCCTGCAGTTCCATGCCGAACTGACCCGGGTGATGATGCATCGCTGGGTCGTGCATGGCGCCCATCGCTTCATCCTGCCGAACGCCCAGCAGGGCCGCGAACATCTCGAAGGCCGCATGCTGTTCGACGCGCCGCTGAAAGCCTGGCTGACCGAATTTCTCGACATCGTCTTTGAGGGAAAGACGGCGAAGGCGACGTCTTCCATCGCTCTTCGCGCTTAATCCCTAAATCGATTGCGCTGGGGTAGGCGCGTCGAGCGTATCGATCCCACGCAGTTTGGGGAAACTCGACGCCCAGATCGCCGCCACGACAAGCGTCCCGACTCCGCCGATGACGACCGCCGGCACCGCGCCGAAGAGCGCGGCCATCGTGCCCGCCCTGAATTCCCCGAGTTCGTTCGAAGCGCCGACGAAGACCATGTTGACCGCATTGACGCGGCCGCGCAGATGATCCGGCGTCCAGAGCGCAATCAGGCTCTCGCGCACATAGACCGACACCATGTCGGCCGCCCCCATCAGCGCCAGCGCCGCGATCGAGACCTCGGTGTTGGTCGAGACGCCGAAGATGATCGTTCCGACGCCGAACAGGGCGACACCGATGAACATGTAGATGCCGGCGCGATGTCTGAGCGGATAGGCGGCAAGGAAGATCGCCATGACGATGGCGCCAAGTCCCGGTGCGGCGCGCAGCAATCCGAGGCCCCAGGGACCGAGGGTGAGGATATCACGTGCGAAGATCGGCATCAGCGCCGTGGCCCCGCCGAGCAGCACGGCGAAGAGATCGAGCGAGATCGCCCCGAGCACCACCTTTTCGGTGCGGATGAAACTGAAGCCGCCGAGGATCATCGCCCAGCTCTTGGTCTCGCCCGTCGTCTTCTGCACCGGTTTCGGGATCATGTAGAGAAGGGCGGCACCGAGCACGGAAAAGATCACCGCCACCGTATAGGCAGTCGGCGCACTGACACCGTAGAGCAGGCCGCCGAACACCGGCCCGGTAATTGCTGCGAGCTGCCAGGACGACGAATTCCAAGCGATGGCGTTGGAGAGTGCCTCCTCCGGCACGAGATTGGGCGCCAGCGACTGCACTGCCGGCGACATGAAGGCGCGCTCGATGCCGAAGATCAAAAGCACCGCGAA
The Rhizobium leguminosarum DNA segment above includes these coding regions:
- a CDS encoding MFS transporter, encoding MSFSPTGDRFAAFRHSSYTRFFFARFLLSFSQQIVSVAVGWQMYDQTGSAIYLGLIGLVQFLPSLLLILVTGSVADRYNRRAIAALCSLVSALCTLALLVMTLMGSFTPLPVFAVLLIFGIERAFMSPAVQSLAPNLVPEEALSNAIAWNSSSWQLAAITGPVFGGLLYGVSAPTAYTVAVIFSVLGAALLYMIPKPVQKTTGETKSWAMILGGFSFIRTEKVVLGAISLDLFAVLLGGATALMPIFARDILTLGPWGLGLLRAAPGLGAIVMAIFLAAYPLRHRAGIYMFIGVALFGVGTIIFGVSTNTEVSIAALALMGAADMVSVYVRESLIALWTPDHLRGRVNAVNMVFVGASNELGEFRAGTMAALFGAVPAVVIGGVGTLVVAAIWASSFPKLRGIDTLDAPTPAQSI
- a CDS encoding glutamine amidotransferase, with the protein product MSRLRKMMPTEQNPNRDGRPILIVLHQERSSPGRVGQLLVEKGYRLDIRRPVLGKPLPTTLEDHAGAVVFGGPMSANDPDDFVKKEIDWIDIPLREKRPYLGICLGAQMLVRHLGGKVQSNADGSTEIGWYPLHPTEKGRLLMHWPKMVYHFHREGFELPHGADLLAEGDAYPNQAFRYEGNAWGLQFHAELTRVMMHRWVVHGAHRFILPNAQQGREHLEGRMLFDAPLKAWLTEFLDIVFEGKTAKATSSIALRA
- a CDS encoding TerB family tellurite resistance protein — its product is MFERFQAFFQKLTADNSKKGFAPDDPRITVAALCMQVMEADGQIKASEKKRLRKLLKEQYALDGKQLDALMAAGLEAESSAVDYYRFTADLKRHLNTEQRLELIGILWDIVYADGERSEMEDHVIWRIADLLGVSSRERIQKRQEAAARVTDVQVAQDDAD